One Thermodesulfobacteriota bacterium DNA segment encodes these proteins:
- a CDS encoding HAMP domain-containing sensor histidine kinase — protein MQEDIEELDGLIGSILLLSKLDIQETAVKLKPFDLSQLLNEIAKRLKPNISHKRLQVMTYLSVDQPIIGDIHALKTALTNILENAIKFTPKNGQVIIKTYFEQHVTVITVTNSFEALPEEELTRIFKPFFRAEQSRTPGSGLGLAIAKKIIIKHKGKISAENSSDGLKIRVSLPANDLNG, from the coding sequence ATGCAGGAAGACATTGAGGAGTTGGATGGCCTCATAGGAAGCATCCTTCTGTTATCCAAGCTGGATATTCAGGAAACAGCCGTAAAGCTTAAACCCTTTGATCTCTCCCAACTGCTGAATGAAATTGCTAAACGTCTCAAGCCGAATATCAGTCACAAGCGATTACAGGTGATGACTTATTTGTCTGTCGACCAACCGATTATTGGAGATATACATGCACTTAAAACCGCATTGACCAATATTCTTGAAAATGCAATCAAATTTACCCCGAAAAATGGACAGGTAATTATCAAAACCTACTTTGAGCAACACGTTACTGTCATCACTGTCACAAACTCATTTGAGGCATTGCCCGAGGAAGAGCTGACCAGGATTTTTAAACCATTTTTTCGGGCTGAACAATCCCGTACACCCGGTTCAGGATTGGGTCTGGCCATTGCTAAAAAAATCATTATAAAGCATAAAGGAAAGATCAGTGCTGAAAATTCATCCGATGGATTGAAAATTAGGGTGAGCCTTCCTGCAAACGACTTAAATGGATGA